In a single window of the Bradyrhizobium erythrophlei genome:
- the hflX gene encoding GTPase HflX, giving the protein METKPPIPRAILVSVQIPGVDDVAHAADLEELGRLVKTLGYEVVGTVSQKRDDIGGGTVLGKGRLAELAAMTGGTGVVGSMAIARKSKARDRFEDAGEKQPDARETEPDPLIRAEIVIVDHDISPSQARNLERATGAQVLDRTGVIVEIFHRHAHSREAKLQVEMARLKYVSPRLRESSGGGRQQGVGAGESDLELDRRKIRDRLAELKQQLEDVERDNDQRRSARRDQLRVALVGYTNAGKSSLMRVLTGSEALVEDKLFATLDTTVRALQPDTRPRVLVSDTVGFIKKLPHDLVASFRSTLAEALEASLLLFVVDASDPTYQSQLEVSREVLREIGAQAVPSRLLLNKIDRVSEADRAALREKHPDAILLSAKSPADVAALRETIISFFEASMVEDELVLPYAKQGMLSDVYENARVLSEDYDATGRIMKVRGLPGAIARLRRTLAAT; this is encoded by the coding sequence ATGGAAACCAAACCGCCGATTCCGCGGGCGATTCTCGTCAGCGTCCAGATCCCCGGTGTTGACGACGTCGCGCATGCCGCTGATCTCGAAGAGCTGGGCCGGCTGGTGAAGACGCTCGGTTACGAGGTTGTCGGCACGGTATCGCAGAAGCGCGACGATATCGGCGGCGGCACGGTGCTCGGCAAGGGTCGGCTTGCGGAACTCGCGGCGATGACCGGCGGCACGGGTGTGGTCGGATCGATGGCGATCGCCCGCAAATCGAAGGCCCGCGATCGATTCGAAGACGCCGGCGAAAAGCAGCCGGATGCCCGGGAGACAGAACCCGATCCGCTAATCAGAGCGGAGATCGTGATCGTCGATCATGACATCTCGCCGAGCCAGGCGCGCAATCTCGAGCGCGCCACCGGCGCGCAGGTACTCGATCGGACCGGAGTGATCGTGGAGATTTTCCATCGCCATGCCCACAGTCGCGAGGCGAAGCTGCAGGTCGAGATGGCGCGGTTGAAATACGTCTCGCCCCGTCTGCGGGAATCGTCGGGCGGCGGGCGGCAGCAGGGGGTCGGCGCGGGCGAGTCCGATCTCGAACTTGATCGCCGCAAGATCCGCGATCGCCTCGCGGAGCTGAAGCAGCAGCTGGAGGATGTCGAGCGAGACAACGACCAGCGCCGGTCCGCGCGTCGCGATCAGCTGCGGGTCGCGCTGGTCGGCTACACCAACGCCGGAAAGTCGTCGCTGATGCGGGTGCTTACGGGCAGCGAGGCCCTGGTTGAGGACAAGCTGTTCGCTACCCTCGATACCACGGTGCGCGCCCTGCAGCCCGACACGAGGCCGCGCGTTCTGGTCTCGGACACGGTCGGCTTCATCAAGAAGCTGCCGCACGATCTTGTCGCCTCGTTCCGATCCACGCTCGCCGAAGCGCTTGAGGCGTCGCTGCTGCTGTTCGTCGTCGACGCGTCCGATCCGACCTATCAATCGCAGCTCGAAGTGAGCCGCGAGGTGCTGCGCGAAATCGGCGCGCAAGCCGTCCCGTCGCGGCTTCTGCTCAACAAGATCGATCGCGTCAGCGAGGCCGATCGCGCCGCTCTGCGCGAAAAACACCCCGACGCGATCCTGCTCTCCGCAAAGTCGCCCGCGGACGTGGCGGCGCTGCGTGAGACCATCATCTCTTTTTTTGAAGCTTCGATGGTGGAGGACGAGCTGGTGTTGCCGTATGCGAAGCAGGGGATGCTCAGCGACGTCTACGAGAATGCGCGCGTGCTCTCGGAGGACTACGACGCCACCGGCCGGATCATGAAGGTGCGCGGCCTCCCCGGCGCGATCGCGCGCCTGCGCAGAACCCTCGCTGCTACCTGA
- a CDS encoding DUF1491 family protein — MRLKSSIWVAGYLRRCQTEGIFGAVRRRGAEEAGAVFVKVALLDGNAMLYAPAPQTVYDDSRPIERLFAATSPQPVPEASVEERLAKEIRFDPDVWIVETEDRAGRHFLDLAKA; from the coding sequence ATGCGATTGAAATCCAGCATATGGGTGGCGGGCTATTTGCGCCGCTGCCAGACCGAGGGGATATTCGGCGCCGTGCGCCGCCGCGGCGCGGAAGAAGCCGGCGCGGTGTTCGTCAAGGTGGCGCTGCTCGATGGCAATGCCATGCTGTACGCGCCGGCGCCGCAGACGGTCTATGACGACAGCCGGCCGATCGAGCGCCTGTTCGCCGCGACCTCACCACAGCCGGTGCCGGAAGCCTCGGTAGAAGAGCGTCTGGCGAAGGAAATCCGGTTCGACCCGGATGTCTGGATTGTCGAGACCGAAGACCGGGCAGGGCGGCACTTTCTCGATCTGGCGAAGGCTTAG